GCCAATCCCTTGGCTTCTCGCCGATATGCCATGATGTGTTGTAGGTTCACTTACCGTTATAGGCAAGCAATCCTACTATCTTTGTTCCATATAATGTCGGGATTATATGACATTAATCGCCCACTATTAGTACTTTTCACTCGTCAATCCGACTTTCAAGTGGTATAGTAAAAATACTGTAGGTGCGTAGGAGGTCTCATGCCGGTTGATATCGTTCATCGAGAGGAAGAGACACAACCAAGCTCCCTCACTGATAGGCGCGACCGTTGGTGGATTGAACCAACGCTGGTTGTAATCGCCCTCGTCCTTTTTGTCTGCTACTCAACTTTTCGGGCCTTCGAGAACAATTTCTTCGAGACGCGCGATTTGATTGAAAAGGGCTTCAGCAACATAGCGCCGTTCTATATTTCGCCTTTTTATTCACCCTATATTCCATGGAAGCTGCCAATCGGAAGCTACACCCTCTCCCCGGCGCTTTATATTCTTGTCTTCCCATTGAGCTTTCGCCTGACATGCTACTATTGCCGTAAATCTTACTATCGGTCTTTCTTCATGGACCCACCCGCATGCTCGGTTCAGGAACCGGTTGCTCGAAAGAATTATAAAGGCGAACGAGAATTTCCGTTTATCATGCAAAACCTACACCGTTTTGCACTCTATGCCGCGATTATCATCATTATCTTTTTAGTCAAAGACTTGTATGAAGCCTTTTTCTATAAAGATGCCGCGGGTGTGACCCATTTTGGGATGGGCGTGGGGACGCTTTTATTCCTGATTGATGTGGTGCTGGTCAGCGCTTATACGTTTTCATGTCATTCCCTTCGGCATCTGATCGGCGGTGCGGTGAACTGTTTCTCATGTTCGAGCGCCGCAAAAACCCGATACCTGCTGTGGAGGATCGTCAGCAAACTCAACGAGCGACATGCTCTTTGGTTCTGGACGAGTTTGCTCACAGTGGCATCATCTGATTTATACGTTCGATTTGTGTCGGCGGGCATTATCCGCGATTTCCGGTTCTTCTAAAAAAAGTCATGGTAGATTACAAAACATTTGAATACGATATGCTGATTATAGGCGCCGGGGGCGCAGGACTGAGAGCGGCGATTGCCGGTCTCGAATCCGGCGCCAAAGTCGGCGTTGTGTGCAAGTCCCTTCTAGGGAAAGCTCATACGGTCATGGCTGAAGGCGGAGCTGCGGCTGCTATCGACGATATGCATGATGGCGACAACCCTGATGTCCATTTCGTAGACACCATGAGAGGTGGTGATTTCCTCAACAACTGGCGAACGGTCGATATCTTCGTAAAAGAAGCCCCCGATCGCATCTACGAATTGGAGCGATATGGAGCGCTTTTCGATCGCACACCTGAAGGTTTAATTTCACAACGACCCTTTGGGGGACATCGTTATCGGCGCTTATGCCACGTCGGCGATAGGACAGGGCTGGAAATAATCAGAACGCTCCAAGAAAAGGCTGTCAGCCTGGGTTTAAATGTCCACATGGAGTGCACCCTTACCAAGCTTCTCAAAGATGGCGACCGAGTTGTGGGGGCATTTGGATACGACAGGGTTAGCGGCGATTTCCTGTTGTTTAAAGCTAAAGCAGTTGTTATTGCTACCGGTGGTTGGGGGCGCATGTATAAAGTGACCTCCAACTCATGGGAGAGCACCAGTGACGGGGTGATGCTCGCTTTTGATGCCGGCGCTGAACTAATGGACATGGAAATGGTGCAATTCCATCCCACCGGAATGGTTTGGCCTCCAGGAATGCGTGGAATTCTCGTTACCGAGGGAGTTCGAGGGGAAGGCGGCATTCTGCGCAACAGTAAGGGTGAACGCTTCATGTTCAATCCGGAGTATATGCCGCCGGAAGCGAAAGGCATGTATGCTGAAACCCCCGAAGAGGCCGACCGATGGGTTCATGACAATAAAAATAACCGACGTCCGACTGATTTGATGAAACGTGATGTTGTCGCTAGAGCTATCTATAAGGAAGTCAGAGCCGGTAGAGGGACGGAGCACGGAGCTGTCTACCTCGATGTCACTCATCGCGGCGCAGACTATATCAAGAGCAAGCTCCCGAGCATGTATGAACAATTCCATGCCCTCGGAGATGTGGACATAACCAAAGAGCCGATGGAGGTTTACCCGACGCCCCATTATGTGATGGGTGGAGTCAGGGTCGAGCCTGAGGAATGCTCAAGCACAGTTAAGGGACTTTTTGCTGCCGGTGAGGTTTCTGCCGGTCTACATGGAGCAAATCGTTTGGGTGGCAATTCCCTATCAGATATTTTGGTTTTTGGCAAACGCTCAGGCGAAGGCGCTGCAAAGTTTTCAAAAACGGTGGACTTTGGGGCAATCGATGCCTCAGTTATTGAAGAGGAAGCAAAATTACTATTGCGGCCGCTCGAAAACAACGGATTGGAAAACCCTTATACGATTACAAGCGAACTGCAAGATGCCATGCAGGTAGGCGCGATGATCGAAAAAAGAGCCGATGGGCTAGAAGCTTGCTTAGTGAAGATAAAAGAACTCCAAGCTAGGGCTCAGAATATCGGCGTTGAAGGAGATCGCGGTTACAATCCAGGCTGGCAAACCGCGCGTGATATTCAATTCGCTTTGAAGACATCCGAAATCATCGTGCTCTGCGCATTAATGCGTCAGGAAAGCCGAGGCGCCCAGTGGCGAAGCGATTTCCCCGATAAAGACCCTGAATGGGGCAAAAAGAACTTAATCGCCAAGAAAGTAGACAGCGCATTAGAAATCACAACTCGCCCAGTCCAAGAAATGCCGGAACATCTGGCAAAGCTGTTTGAAGAAGGATAATGGGGGAACGTATTGCGTATTGCGTAGTACGTATTCCGGAATTCGGGATAGGGGGCTTCGCCCCCTCCGTGCCGCAGCGTTAGCGAAGGCATGTCACCCTGAGCATAGTCGAAGGGTCTTCTGGAAGATTTCTCGACAAGCTCGGAATGACGTGGCTTAAAGCAAATACATATCCGGAAATACGCAATACGAACTACGCACTAGAAGAAGAGGTTCGAATGGATACAGTTACACTTCGGGTGTTTCGAGGTGACAGCAGCGGGGGGGAGATGAGGGATTATGCCGTATCCGTTTTGCCGGGTATGGTGGTGTTGGATGCGATACATCAAATCCAACAAACAAAAGACAGCACCCTCGCATGTCGTTGGAATTGCAAGGCGGCTAAATGCGGCTCTTGCAGCGCGGAAATTAACGGCAAGCCTGCTCTCATGTGCAAAACACGCCTCGATGAAGCGACGATTGATGGCGTTATAACCGTTCGCCCGCTTTTTACCTTCCCCGAGATCAAAGATCTTGTCACGGATGTCTCTTGGAATTATCACATCTCAGAAAAAATTCCTCCGTTTACCCCAAAACCGGATGCGCCTAAGCCGTTTATAATGCATCAGATGGATGTTATGCGTCAGCAGGAATATAGGAAATGCATCGAGTGCTTCTTATGCCAGGACGTCTGTCATGTTCTGCGCGAGCATGAGCTAAAAGATAACTTTTATGGCCCGCGCCAAATTGTAAAGCTAGCTAACTACAACATGCATCCTTATGATAATCTGAAAAGGATGGATTTCATTCGCAACAACATGGGAATCGGCTATTGCAACATCACCAAGTGCTGCAC
This portion of the bacterium genome encodes:
- a CDS encoding succinate dehydrogenase, with protein sequence MPVDIVHREEETQPSSLTDRRDRWWIEPTLVVIALVLFVCYSTFRAFENNFFETRDLIEKGFSNIAPFYISPFYSPYIPWKLPIGSYTLSPALYILVFPLSFRLTCYYCRKSYYRSFFMDPPACSVQEPVARKNYKGEREFPFIMQNLHRFALYAAIIIIIFLVKDLYEAFFYKDAAGVTHFGMGVGTLLFLIDVVLVSAYTFSCHSLRHLIGGAVNCFSCSSAAKTRYLLWRIVSKLNERHALWFWTSLLTVASSDLYVRFVSAGIIRDFRFF
- a CDS encoding succinate dehydrogenase/fumarate reductase iron-sulfur subunit, encoding MDTVTLRVFRGDSSGGEMRDYAVSVLPGMVVLDAIHQIQQTKDSTLACRWNCKAAKCGSCSAEINGKPALMCKTRLDEATIDGVITVRPLFTFPEIKDLVTDVSWNYHISEKIPPFTPKPDAPKPFIMHQMDVMRQQEYRKCIECFLCQDVCHVLREHELKDNFYGPRQIVKLANYNMHPYDNLKRMDFIRNNMGIGYCNITKCCTDVCPEHIRITDNAIIPLKERVADKFFDPLRMLLVKLRILKNPEADRSQDSLLG
- a CDS encoding fumarate reductase/succinate dehydrogenase flavoprotein subunit, translated to MVDYKTFEYDMLIIGAGGAGLRAAIAGLESGAKVGVVCKSLLGKAHTVMAEGGAAAAIDDMHDGDNPDVHFVDTMRGGDFLNNWRTVDIFVKEAPDRIYELERYGALFDRTPEGLISQRPFGGHRYRRLCHVGDRTGLEIIRTLQEKAVSLGLNVHMECTLTKLLKDGDRVVGAFGYDRVSGDFLLFKAKAVVIATGGWGRMYKVTSNSWESTSDGVMLAFDAGAELMDMEMVQFHPTGMVWPPGMRGILVTEGVRGEGGILRNSKGERFMFNPEYMPPEAKGMYAETPEEADRWVHDNKNNRRPTDLMKRDVVARAIYKEVRAGRGTEHGAVYLDVTHRGADYIKSKLPSMYEQFHALGDVDITKEPMEVYPTPHYVMGGVRVEPEECSSTVKGLFAAGEVSAGLHGANRLGGNSLSDILVFGKRSGEGAAKFSKTVDFGAIDASVIEEEAKLLLRPLENNGLENPYTITSELQDAMQVGAMIEKRADGLEACLVKIKELQARAQNIGVEGDRGYNPGWQTARDIQFALKTSEIIVLCALMRQESRGAQWRSDFPDKDPEWGKKNLIAKKVDSALEITTRPVQEMPEHLAKLFEEG